The following proteins are co-located in the Triticum aestivum cultivar Chinese Spring chromosome 1A, IWGSC CS RefSeq v2.1, whole genome shotgun sequence genome:
- the LOC123044092 gene encoding uncharacterized protein isoform X1: MDDSCAVCADALEWVAYGPCGHREVCSTCVVRLRFVLEDSLCCICKTDCPSVFVTKAMGDYTKVISDFSVLPTEANEGNVGEYWYHEDTKAYFDDADHYKMIRAMCRLSCSVCDKAEDQVGQAAQAKRRSRFKSIDQLKGHLFHQHRLYMCNLCLEGRKVFICEQKLYTRAQLAQHTKTGDSEVDGSEIERSGFAGHPVCEFCKYPLYGDNELYTHMSREHYSCHICQRQHPGQYDYFRNYDDLEMHFRKDHFLCEDDACLAKKFVVFQSDAEIKRHNAMEHGGRMSRAQRNAALQIPTSFIYQRNEQDQRRGRGRGRNAHHDRPDRDFSLPVRDGSATADHGLGSRVDSVAGPFQSLSVSSSSGRTETGRSLGNGRLLEQLSFPPLQDQDIPDARMDAVPYGTSFPPVSEQQSRYALALNQSSRGSARLGDESLFPPLPGSSNKGSASTQQGLQSLAKNTLASRLQQRSKGTVKVLYSAQSQTAENPEIVPHVSTSTQTWPTPEQGLHLSGSSQLWIVTQSTRENGLMPSASSGSAWNSRASNKMKHSISTPNFVSGGSSAQASSTAYGNKKQLPPQSSQPLPVVEDVRQANKSLVERMRVALGMDEDRFSAFKEIASEYRQGVIDTSEYLSYVEQFGISHLVPEMAKLLPDPLKQMELADAYYTNMRFRSLQENDGCGTITVKENKRRNKGKGKTPDAETAPAKDASESLADSFMDTVRKLQLNNKAQEGEAAVLSKDGYRSSKEKIPLSAGGSSCGTNMGLDGDPVAISKASGTSRYVGKGSSSSNNKQSKKTSKFLRARLGDNSLATLDFSHPDVSPERPVRETQVLQTGLPVRSVWKNGAAQKLFSSNGKK; this comes from the exons ATGGATGACAGTTGCGCGGTGTGCGCGGACGCGCTCGAATGGGTGGCTTACGGGCCGTGCGGGCACCGCGAGGTGTGTTCAACCTGCGTCGTCCGCCTTCGCTTCGTACTCGAGGATTCTCTATGCTGCATCTGTAAGACGGATTGCCCCTCCGTCTTCGTCACAAAG GCCATGGGAGATTACACAAAAGTGATCTCGGATTTCTCTGTTTTGCCCACTGAGGCAAATGAGGGAAATGTGGGGGAGTACTGGTACCATGAGGATACAAAGGCATACTTTGATGATGCTGATCATTATAAGATGATAAGGGCGATGTGCCGACTTTCTTGTAGTGTATGTGACAAAGCTGAGGACCAGGTTGGTCAGGCAGCACAAGCAAAGCGCCGAAGCAGGTTCAAGAGCATTGATCAGCTAAAGGGACATTTGTTCCATCAGCATAGGTTATACATGTGTAATCTTTGCTTGGAGGGGAGAAAG GTATTCATTTGTGAACAGAAGCTTTATACAAGGGCACAGTTAGCTCAGCATACAAAAACTGGTGACTCTGAGGTGGATGGCTCTGAGATTGAACGCAGTGGTTTTGCAGGACACCCAGTGTGTGAATTTTGTAAATATCCATTATATGGAGATAATGAGCTTTACACACATATGTCCAGAGAACACTATTCGTGCCACATATGTCAAAG GCAGCATCCTGGGCAGTATGATTATTTCCGGAACTATGATGATTTAGAG ATGCATTTTCGTAAAGATCATTTCCTCTGTGAAGATGATGCATGTTTGGCCAAGAAATTTGTTGTCTTCCAGAGTGACGCAGAGATCAAG AGACATAATGCTATGGAGCATGGTGGGCGGATGTCTCGTGCCCAGAGGAATGCGGCACTTCAG ATACCTACCAGTTTTATATACCAAAGGAATGAGCAAGATCAAAGGCGTGGCAGAGGTAGGGGTCGTAATGCTCACCATGACAGACCTGACAGGGATTTCTCATTACCTGTGCGGGATGGCAGTGCAACTGCAGACCATGGCCTTGGAAGTCGAGTTGATAGTGTTGCAGGGCCTTTCCAGTCATTAAGTGTCAGTTCCAGTTCTGGTCGAACAGAAACTGGTCGAAGCTTAGGGAATGGTCGCTTGCTCGAGCAGTTGTCTTTTCCTCCACTTCAAGATCAGGATATTCCTGATGCCAGGATGGATGCTGTTCCCTATGGAACCTCGTTTCCTCCCGTCTCAGAGCAGCAATCAAGGTATGCGCTGGCTCTTAATCAGAGCTCAAGGGGTTCTGCGAGGCTTGGTGATGAATCATTATTCCCTCCATTGCCTGGGTCAAGTAACAAGGGTTCTGCTTCAACACAACAGGGGTTGCAAAGTCTTGCTAAGAACACACTTGCATCAAGGCTGCAACAACGTAGTAAGGGCACCGTGAAGGTACTATATTCTGCTCAGTCTCAAACAGCTGAAAATCCTGAGATTGTACCTCATGTTTCCACTTCCACCCAGACATGGCCTACACCTGAGCAGGGGTTACATCTCTCTGGTTCTTCTCAACTTTGGATTGTAACTCAATCAACAAGAGAAAATGGGCTCATGCCATCTGCCTCCAGCGGTTCAGCATGGAATTCCAGAGCTTCAAACAAGATGAAGCACTCTATTTCGACCCCTAATTTTGTTTCTGGTGGGTCCTCTGCCCAGGCATCAAGTACAGCTTATGGCAATAAAAAGCAACTGCCACCGCAAAGCAGCCAACCTTTGCCTGTTGTGGAGGATGTTCGGCAAGCAAACAAATCCCTTGTGGAAAGAATGCGTGTTGCATTAGGAATGGATGAGGATAGGTTCTCTGCGTTCAAAGAAATTGCTAGTGAATACCGTCAAGGCGTCATTGATACTTCAGAGTATCTCTCGTATGTGGAGCAGTTTGGTATATCACATCTTGTTCCTGAAATGGCTAAGTTGTTGCCTGATCCTCTGAAGCAGATGGAACTTGCTGATGCCTATTACACCAACATGCGTTTTAGAAGTCTCCAAGAAAACGACGGTTGTGGAACCATTACTGTGAAAGAGAACAAGCGTAGAAATAAGGGGAAGGGAAAAACACCTGATGCAGAAACAGCTCCTGCTAAGGATGCAAGTGAATCGCTAGCTGATAGCTTTATGGACACTGTAAGGAAGCTTCAGTTGAACAACAAGGCTCAAGAAGGAGAGGCTGCAGTGCTTTCGAAGGATGGGTATCGATCTTCCAAGGAAAAAATCCCACTATCAGCTGGAGGGTCATCCTGTGGTACAAATATGGGTCTAGACGGTGATCCAGTTGCCATTTCAAAGGCGTCTGGCACTAGTAGGTATGTGGGCAAGGGTAGCAGCAGCAGTAACAACAAACAATCGAAGAAGACATCAAAGTTTCTCAGAGCTCGGTTGGGTGACAACTCATTGGCTACACTTGATTTTAGTCATCCTGATGTGAGCCCTGAACGACCTGTAAGGGAGACACAAGTCCTGCAAACTGGGTTGCCTGTGCGAAGTGTTTGGAAGAATGGTGCAGCACAGAAGCTCTTTTCCAGCAATGGAAAGAAATAG
- the LOC123044092 gene encoding E3 ubiquitin-protein ligase ZNF598 isoform X2 codes for MDDSCAVCADALEWVAYGPCGHREVCSTCVVRLRFVLEDSLCCICKTDCPSVFVTKAMGDYTKVISDFSVLPTEANEGNVGEYWYHEDTKAYFDDADHYKMIRAMCRLSCSVCDKAEDQVGQAAQAKRRSRFKSIDQLKGHLFHQHRLYMCNLCLEGRKVFICEQKLYTRAQLAQHTKTGDSEVDGSEIERSGFAGHPVCEFCKYPLYGDNELYTHMSREHYSCHICQRQHPGQYDYFRNYDDLEMHFRKDHFLCEDDACLAKKFVVFQSDAEIKRHNAMEHGGRMSRAQRNAALQIPTSFIYQRNEQDQRRGRGRGRNAHHDRPDRDFSLPVRDGSATADHGLGSRVDSVAGPFQSLSVSSSSGRTETGRSLGNGRLLEQLSFPPLQDQDIPDARMDAVPYGTSFPPVSEQQSRYALALNQSSRGSARLGDESLFPPLPGSSNKGSASTQQGLQSLAKNTLASRLQQRSKGTVKTWPTPEQGLHLSGSSQLWIVTQSTRENGLMPSASSGSAWNSRASNKMKHSISTPNFVSGGSSAQASSTAYGNKKQLPPQSSQPLPVVEDVRQANKSLVERMRVALGMDEDRFSAFKEIASEYRQGVIDTSEYLSYVEQFGISHLVPEMAKLLPDPLKQMELADAYYTNMRFRSLQENDGCGTITVKENKRRNKGKGKTPDAETAPAKDASESLADSFMDTVRKLQLNNKAQEGEAAVLSKDGYRSSKEKIPLSAGGSSCGTNMGLDGDPVAISKASGTSRYVGKGSSSSNNKQSKKTSKFLRARLGDNSLATLDFSHPDVSPERPVRETQVLQTGLPVRSVWKNGAAQKLFSSNGKK; via the exons ATGGATGACAGTTGCGCGGTGTGCGCGGACGCGCTCGAATGGGTGGCTTACGGGCCGTGCGGGCACCGCGAGGTGTGTTCAACCTGCGTCGTCCGCCTTCGCTTCGTACTCGAGGATTCTCTATGCTGCATCTGTAAGACGGATTGCCCCTCCGTCTTCGTCACAAAG GCCATGGGAGATTACACAAAAGTGATCTCGGATTTCTCTGTTTTGCCCACTGAGGCAAATGAGGGAAATGTGGGGGAGTACTGGTACCATGAGGATACAAAGGCATACTTTGATGATGCTGATCATTATAAGATGATAAGGGCGATGTGCCGACTTTCTTGTAGTGTATGTGACAAAGCTGAGGACCAGGTTGGTCAGGCAGCACAAGCAAAGCGCCGAAGCAGGTTCAAGAGCATTGATCAGCTAAAGGGACATTTGTTCCATCAGCATAGGTTATACATGTGTAATCTTTGCTTGGAGGGGAGAAAG GTATTCATTTGTGAACAGAAGCTTTATACAAGGGCACAGTTAGCTCAGCATACAAAAACTGGTGACTCTGAGGTGGATGGCTCTGAGATTGAACGCAGTGGTTTTGCAGGACACCCAGTGTGTGAATTTTGTAAATATCCATTATATGGAGATAATGAGCTTTACACACATATGTCCAGAGAACACTATTCGTGCCACATATGTCAAAG GCAGCATCCTGGGCAGTATGATTATTTCCGGAACTATGATGATTTAGAG ATGCATTTTCGTAAAGATCATTTCCTCTGTGAAGATGATGCATGTTTGGCCAAGAAATTTGTTGTCTTCCAGAGTGACGCAGAGATCAAG AGACATAATGCTATGGAGCATGGTGGGCGGATGTCTCGTGCCCAGAGGAATGCGGCACTTCAG ATACCTACCAGTTTTATATACCAAAGGAATGAGCAAGATCAAAGGCGTGGCAGAGGTAGGGGTCGTAATGCTCACCATGACAGACCTGACAGGGATTTCTCATTACCTGTGCGGGATGGCAGTGCAACTGCAGACCATGGCCTTGGAAGTCGAGTTGATAGTGTTGCAGGGCCTTTCCAGTCATTAAGTGTCAGTTCCAGTTCTGGTCGAACAGAAACTGGTCGAAGCTTAGGGAATGGTCGCTTGCTCGAGCAGTTGTCTTTTCCTCCACTTCAAGATCAGGATATTCCTGATGCCAGGATGGATGCTGTTCCCTATGGAACCTCGTTTCCTCCCGTCTCAGAGCAGCAATCAAGGTATGCGCTGGCTCTTAATCAGAGCTCAAGGGGTTCTGCGAGGCTTGGTGATGAATCATTATTCCCTCCATTGCCTGGGTCAAGTAACAAGGGTTCTGCTTCAACACAACAGGGGTTGCAAAGTCTTGCTAAGAACACACTTGCATCAAGGCTGCAACAACGTAGTAAGGGCACCGTGAAG ACATGGCCTACACCTGAGCAGGGGTTACATCTCTCTGGTTCTTCTCAACTTTGGATTGTAACTCAATCAACAAGAGAAAATGGGCTCATGCCATCTGCCTCCAGCGGTTCAGCATGGAATTCCAGAGCTTCAAACAAGATGAAGCACTCTATTTCGACCCCTAATTTTGTTTCTGGTGGGTCCTCTGCCCAGGCATCAAGTACAGCTTATGGCAATAAAAAGCAACTGCCACCGCAAAGCAGCCAACCTTTGCCTGTTGTGGAGGATGTTCGGCAAGCAAACAAATCCCTTGTGGAAAGAATGCGTGTTGCATTAGGAATGGATGAGGATAGGTTCTCTGCGTTCAAAGAAATTGCTAGTGAATACCGTCAAGGCGTCATTGATACTTCAGAGTATCTCTCGTATGTGGAGCAGTTTGGTATATCACATCTTGTTCCTGAAATGGCTAAGTTGTTGCCTGATCCTCTGAAGCAGATGGAACTTGCTGATGCCTATTACACCAACATGCGTTTTAGAAGTCTCCAAGAAAACGACGGTTGTGGAACCATTACTGTGAAAGAGAACAAGCGTAGAAATAAGGGGAAGGGAAAAACACCTGATGCAGAAACAGCTCCTGCTAAGGATGCAAGTGAATCGCTAGCTGATAGCTTTATGGACACTGTAAGGAAGCTTCAGTTGAACAACAAGGCTCAAGAAGGAGAGGCTGCAGTGCTTTCGAAGGATGGGTATCGATCTTCCAAGGAAAAAATCCCACTATCAGCTGGAGGGTCATCCTGTGGTACAAATATGGGTCTAGACGGTGATCCAGTTGCCATTTCAAAGGCGTCTGGCACTAGTAGGTATGTGGGCAAGGGTAGCAGCAGCAGTAACAACAAACAATCGAAGAAGACATCAAAGTTTCTCAGAGCTCGGTTGGGTGACAACTCATTGGCTACACTTGATTTTAGTCATCCTGATGTGAGCCCTGAACGACCTGTAAGGGAGACACAAGTCCTGCAAACTGGGTTGCCTGTGCGAAGTGTTTGGAAGAATGGTGCAGCACAGAAGCTCTTTTCCAGCAATGGAAAGAAATAG